From the genome of Vicia villosa cultivar HV-30 ecotype Madison, WI linkage group LG2, Vvil1.0, whole genome shotgun sequence, one region includes:
- the LOC131653327 gene encoding uncharacterized protein LOC131653327, with product MDLFQNPSSQKPNRIETSIWVAKFVLMSIGIISILVLLKVAIIPYTFDLVLSTLPQLWFSIKRWLTLPFLYIVVNFIIITIAASSSFSDPKHKTATTILETTTYPIELEDQTNELHEEEKEIEEVVEDEEEKRVVEVEECELFCNKFITDPSQKKCSNDYYLRNSDDKAKDFGLICNKLMIDPSSEKCRNDYNLIDSDDKSGDIDDSLEATWKAIMEGQEKTMKPHLKKSDTWTARIVKAEPFRNNGGFGGGGGGGDDYDDPVAWAQRELKKSETFSDRASLRREKSISPEELNKRAEAFIQKFNNQMKLQRLESYQRFMKLVNRGV from the coding sequence atgGATCTTTTTCAAAACCCATCTTCTCAAAAACCAAACAGAATAGAAACATCTATATGGGTTGCCAAATTTGTGCTCATGTCCATAGgaatcatctcaattcttgttcTGTTGAAAGTTGCAATAATCCCATACACATTTGATCTTGTTCTATCAACTCTTCCTCAACTTTGGTTCTCAATAAAAAGATGGTTAACACTTCCTTTTCTTTATATTGTTGTTaacttcatcatcatcaccattgctGCTTCTTCAAGCTTTTCTGATCCCAAACACAAAACAGCAACCACAATTTTAGAAACTACCACCTACCCAATTGAGCTAGAAGACCAAACAAATGAACTACATGAAGAAGAAAAGGAGATTGAAGAAGTtgtagaagatgaagaagagaaaagggTTGTTGAAGTTGAAGAGTGTGAATTGTTCTGCAACAAATTCATCACTGATCCATCACAGAAAAAATGCAGCAATGATTACTACTTGAGAAATTCTGATGATAAAGCAAAAGACTTTGGATTAATATGCAACAAACTCATGATTGACCCGTCATCAGAAAAATGCAGAAACGACTATAACTTGatagattcagatgataaaagtgGTGATATTGATGACAGTTTGGAAGCAACATGGAAAGCTATAATGGAAGGACAAGAGAAAACAATGAAGCCACATCTGAAGAAAAGTGATACTTGGACTGCAAGGATTGTGAAGGCAGAGCCATTTCGTAACAATGGTGGttttggtggtggtggtggtggtggtgatgatTATGATGATCCTGTAGCTTGGGCTCAAAGGGAATTGAAAAAGTCAGAAACTTTCAGTGATAGGGCTTCTTTGAGGAGAGAAAAATCAATAAGTCCTGAAGAATTGAATAAAAGGGCTGAGGCTTTTATTCAGAAGTTTAATAATCAGATGAAGTTGCAGAGGCTTGAATCTTATCAGCGTTTTATGAAATTGGTCAACCGCGGTGTTTGA